One part of the Eleginops maclovinus isolate JMC-PN-2008 ecotype Puerto Natales chromosome 14, JC_Emac_rtc_rv5, whole genome shotgun sequence genome encodes these proteins:
- the LOC134876055 gene encoding mucin-2-like — protein MTASPLSTTAFTTLSTTIPTTTETATTATLPPATTSGESTTTTTPSTTTQPQTTIPPTTSVPTTTAVPTTSAPLSATSTAPSSTPGIFTTSEPPTSTSDPDSTPSGTLSTTSGPLTTTSGPLTTTSVPLSTTSDSYSTTSGSLSTTSGSLSTTSGTLSTTSGSLSTTSGTLSTTSGTLSTTSGPLTTTSRTHSTTSGTLPTTSNPYSTTSTPLSTTSAPTTMTASPLSTTAFTTLSTTIPTTTETATTATLPPTTTSGESTTTTTPSTTTQPQTTIPPTTSVPTTTAVPTTMAVPTTTTVPTTTTVPTTTTVPTTTTVPTTTTVPTTTTKATTTTTTTTTTTKKEEEEEEEEEEEEEEEEEEEEEEGSEQEIIEQSPNGEVLVPSIPIAGVGAGLAGLFGLIGGTFGGLATIFSAFGFANQDTKVTQTSWPPGATAPESATIPHQINEPPIAETVLKPTTTPASGMSPAIPPEDLDTVPATTVSATMTTSPLRVMSAYPTPKTSSVPKEAITIHGPTSTQQSSTIAPTLAKLETTLPQTTWIPVPAAPVTPTPSVIAATATTQTAIVSEESPSANLSLDTSTVSAMPQSATPTLSGITVTSYSTKPHRTSAAAATTLAERTTEPLTPQSSSTVVPSSDNVTLSNPTFRYSPNQTSSVTFQTTDASSPSFSDPRSNPTSTSAAYRIISTHRPPSSSAPPQTSSPQTMINPPLPLSNTSTLCPPLTQVYISHYYQNVFAYYQVLSQYQSDN, from the coding sequence ATGACAGCCAGTCCCCTCTCAACTACTGCATTTACCACTTTGAGCACCACTATACCTACAACTACAGAAACGGCTACCACAGCCACTCTCCCTCCTGCCACAACATCCGGTGAATCAACTACCACAACAACTCCTTCGACAACAACTCAACCCCAAACTACAATTCCACCAACAACCAGTGTCCCCACAACAACGGCAGTCCCCACAACatcagctcctctctctgctaCATCTACGGCTCCTAGTTCCACACCTGGCATTTTCACCACATCTGAACCTCCCACTTCCACATCTGACCCTGACAGTACACCATCTGGAACTCTTTCTACCACATCTGGCCCTCTCACTACCACATCTGGCCCTCTCACTACCACATCTGTCCCACTGTCTACCACATCTGACTCTTACAGTACAACATCTGGCTCTCTTTCCACCACATCTGGCTCTCTTTCCACCACATCTGGAACTCTTTCTACCACATCTGGCTCTCTTTCCACCACATCTGGAACTCTTTCTACCACATCTGGAACTCTTTCTACCACATCTGGCCCTCTCACTACAACATCTAGAACTCATTCTACCACATCTGGAACTCTTCCTACAACATCTAACCCTTACAGTACCACATCTACTCCTCTGAGTACAACTTCTGCCCCTACCACTATGACAGCCAGTCCCCTCTCAACTACTGCATTTACCACTTTGAGCACCACTATACCTACAACTACAGAAACGGCTACCACAGCCACTCTCCCTCCTACCACAACATCCGGTGAATCAACTACCACAACAACTCCTTCGACAACAACTCAACCCCAAACTACAATTCCACCAACAACCAGTGTCCCCACAACAACGGCAGTCCCCACAACAATGGCAGTCCCGACAACAACCACGGTCCCCACAACAACCACTGTCCCCACAACAACCACTGTCCCCACAACAACCACTGTCCCCACAACAACCACGGTCCCCACAACAACCACCAAAGCTACTACCACTacaacaaccacaaccacaactacaaagaaagaagaagaagaagaagaagaagaagaagaagaagaagaagaagaagaagaagaagaagaagaagaaggcagcGAGCAGGAAATAATTGAACAAAGTCCAAATGGAGAAGTTCTAGTACCAAGTATTCCCATTGCAGGAGTTGGAGCTGGTTTAGCAGGTTTATTTGGTTTAATTGGAGGGACATTTGGAGGACTGGCAACCATTTTTTCAGCTTTCGGATTTGCAAATCAGGATACAAAGGTCACTCAGACCAGTTGGCCTCCTGGTGCCACGGCTCCTGAAAGTGCCACTATTCCTCATCAAATCAACGAGCCTCCTATTGCCGAGACTGTTCTTAAACCTACCACAACTCCCGCGTCTGGGATGAGTCCTGCAATTCCACCTGAGGATCTCGATACTGTTCCAGCCACTACTGTCTCTGCTACCATGACCACAAGTCCTCTACGTGTAATGTCAGCTTATCCAACTCCTAAAACTTCTAGCGTTCCCAAAGAAGCCATTACCATTCACGGCCCAACTTCTACCCAACAATCATCTACCATTGCACCGACCCTGGCAAAGCTAGAGACTACACTGCCTCAAACAACATGGATCCCAGTACCTGCTGCACCTGTCACACCAACCCCCTCCGTCATTGCTGCCACAGCGACAACTCAAACAGCTATTGTTTCTGAGGAAAGCCCCTCCGCCAATCTTTCTTTAGATACTTCTACTGTTTCTGCAATGCCTCAAAGTGCCACCCCCACCCTCAGTGGCATTACTGTCACTTCATACTCAACGAAACCTCATCGTACTTCAGCAGCAGCCGCTACTACCCTTGCAGAAAGGACTACGGAGCCGTTAACGCCTCAGAGCAGTTCCACTGTTGTTCCTTCCAGCGACAATGTTACTCTTTCAAATCCCACTTTCAGATATTCTCCAAATCAAACGAGCAGTGTTACCTTTCAAACCACAGATGCATCTAGTCCATCATTCAGTGATCCTCGGTCAAACCCCACTTCGACTTCAGCGGCTTATCGCATCATCTCCACTCATCGCCCGccttcctcttcagctcctcctcaaACCTCAAGCCCTCAGACGATGATcaaccctcctcttcctct
- the LOC134876126 gene encoding CD276 antigen homolog isoform X2, with protein sequence MSLPQLLVSALVFCIGEALEDIGSLKIQAIFGEMVILPCNVSVESDVPSVEWSKENLNPPIVFLYRGCETFEEQNPTFQFRTNLFLKELKEGNLSLRLSNVQLSDKGKYKCKTIKSRPLEVASIDLSVGAVSEPKLSVVSSESGNVTLQCEADCWFPEPEMTFLTAQGNITNAQNTKAPFDSRRLCFNVTKRVTVQAGERVTCRVHQDEINQTRHTHIHTPGGPETSCTLYIIIAVILPVIVCAVFACLWRRCVPCVKDQKCLPCKQYTRVPITAEGHNKEKETDSKLHELQRKIRDLESTLLHKDEQICSLNKELDDLRSKQCSLVDLHGQPTIMNGPSHSSPDVSKPLKPPGPFPHDDDPKPTASTNNNCQKTNQNSKPTQSLGFPRIQKGTGTHSSPALLTRSDRVSPRSPSASSSWQVERSQSMSESGSRSKRAKHPRRNTNSYASPSSNRFFPLANLPE encoded by the exons ATGTCTCTCCCCCAGCTCCTGGTTTCTGCCCTGGTTTTTTGCATAG GAGAAGCCTTGGAGGACATTGGGTCGCTTAAGATCCAAGCCATTTTTGGAGAAATGGTGATCCTGCCCTGCAACGTCAGCGTTGAGTCTGACGTCCCATCGGTGGAGTGGTCAAAGGAGAACCTGAATCCGCCCATCGTCTTCCTGTATCGGGGCTGTGAGACCTTCGAGGAGCAGAATCCGACTTTCCAATTCAGGACAAACCTCTTCTTGAAGGAACTGAAAGAGGGGAACCTATCGCTGAGGCTTTCCAACGTGCAGCTGTCGGATAAGGGAAAATACAAATGCAAGACGATTAAGAGTAGACCCCTGGAGGTGGCTTCCATAGATCTGTCTGTGG GTGCAGTTTCTGAGCCAAAGCTCTCAGTAGTTTCATCTGAAAGTGGGAATGTGACTCTGCAGTGTGAGGCCGATTGCTGGTTCCCGGAGCCTGAGATGACATTTCTTACCGCTCAGGGAAACATCACCAATGCTCAAAACACAAAGGCTCCTTTTGACTCCAGGAGGCTTTGTTTCAACGTCACAAAGAGGGTGACAGTGCAGGCTGGCGAGAG GGTCACCTGCCGAGTTCACCAGGATGAAATAAACCAGAcgagacacacacatattcacacaccaG GTGGACCCGAGACATCCTGCACTCTATACATCATCATTGCTGTTATATTACCTGTAATTGTATGTGCGGTATTTGCCTGCCTATGGAGGCGATGTGTCCCCTGTG TGAAGGATCAAAAGTGTTTACCATGTAAGCAATACACCAGGGTGCCAATCACAGCAGAAGGTCACAACAAGGAAAAAGAGACTGACTCCAAACTGCATGAGCTTCAGAGGAAAATCCGTGACCTGGAGTCCACACTTCTCCACAAAGACGAGCAGATCTGCAGTCTAAATAAAGAACTGGATGACTTGAGATCCAAACAGTGCAGTCTCGTGGATCTTCATGGCCAGCCTACGATTATGAACGGTCCCTCTCATTCTTCCCCAGATGTCTCAAAACCCCTGAAACCTCCAGGGCCCTTTCCCCACGACGACGATCCAAAACCAACAGCTTCAACCAACAACAACTGTCAAAAAACGAACCAAAACTCAAAACCAACACAAAGCCTTGGGTTCCCACGGATCCAAAAAGGCACTGGCACCCACAGCAGTCCTGCTCTTCTGACCAGAAGTGATAGAGTTTCACCCAGATCTCCTTCAGCCTCCTCTTCCTGGCAGGTTGAGCGTTCTCAGAGCATGTCCGAGTCTGGATCACGTTCAAAACGTGCCAAACATCCACGTAGAAACACCAACTCCTACGCTTCACCGTCCAGCAACCGCTTCTTTCCTCTGGCAAATCTACCTGAATAG
- the LOC134876126 gene encoding CD276 antigen homolog isoform X1 — protein sequence MSLPQLLVSALVFCIGEALEDIGSLKIQAIFGEMVILPCNVSVESDVPSVEWSKENLNPPIVFLYRGCETFEEQNPTFQFRTNLFLKELKEGNLSLRLSNVQLSDKGKYKCKTIKSRPLEVASIDLSVGAVSEPKLSVVSSESGNVTLQCEADCWFPEPEMTFLTAQGNITNAQNTKAPFDSRRLCFNVTKRVTVQAGERVTCRVHQDEINQTRHTHIHTPGGPETSCTLYIIIAVILPVIVCAVFACLWRRCVPCAVKDQKCLPCKQYTRVPITAEGHNKEKETDSKLHELQRKIRDLESTLLHKDEQICSLNKELDDLRSKQCSLVDLHGQPTIMNGPSHSSPDVSKPLKPPGPFPHDDDPKPTASTNNNCQKTNQNSKPTQSLGFPRIQKGTGTHSSPALLTRSDRVSPRSPSASSSWQVERSQSMSESGSRSKRAKHPRRNTNSYASPSSNRFFPLANLPE from the exons ATGTCTCTCCCCCAGCTCCTGGTTTCTGCCCTGGTTTTTTGCATAG GAGAAGCCTTGGAGGACATTGGGTCGCTTAAGATCCAAGCCATTTTTGGAGAAATGGTGATCCTGCCCTGCAACGTCAGCGTTGAGTCTGACGTCCCATCGGTGGAGTGGTCAAAGGAGAACCTGAATCCGCCCATCGTCTTCCTGTATCGGGGCTGTGAGACCTTCGAGGAGCAGAATCCGACTTTCCAATTCAGGACAAACCTCTTCTTGAAGGAACTGAAAGAGGGGAACCTATCGCTGAGGCTTTCCAACGTGCAGCTGTCGGATAAGGGAAAATACAAATGCAAGACGATTAAGAGTAGACCCCTGGAGGTGGCTTCCATAGATCTGTCTGTGG GTGCAGTTTCTGAGCCAAAGCTCTCAGTAGTTTCATCTGAAAGTGGGAATGTGACTCTGCAGTGTGAGGCCGATTGCTGGTTCCCGGAGCCTGAGATGACATTTCTTACCGCTCAGGGAAACATCACCAATGCTCAAAACACAAAGGCTCCTTTTGACTCCAGGAGGCTTTGTTTCAACGTCACAAAGAGGGTGACAGTGCAGGCTGGCGAGAG GGTCACCTGCCGAGTTCACCAGGATGAAATAAACCAGAcgagacacacacatattcacacaccaG GTGGACCCGAGACATCCTGCACTCTATACATCATCATTGCTGTTATATTACCTGTAATTGTATGTGCGGTATTTGCCTGCCTATGGAGGCGATGTGTCCCCTGTG cagTGAAGGATCAAAAGTGTTTACCATGTAAGCAATACACCAGGGTGCCAATCACAGCAGAAGGTCACAACAAGGAAAAAGAGACTGACTCCAAACTGCATGAGCTTCAGAGGAAAATCCGTGACCTGGAGTCCACACTTCTCCACAAAGACGAGCAGATCTGCAGTCTAAATAAAGAACTGGATGACTTGAGATCCAAACAGTGCAGTCTCGTGGATCTTCATGGCCAGCCTACGATTATGAACGGTCCCTCTCATTCTTCCCCAGATGTCTCAAAACCCCTGAAACCTCCAGGGCCCTTTCCCCACGACGACGATCCAAAACCAACAGCTTCAACCAACAACAACTGTCAAAAAACGAACCAAAACTCAAAACCAACACAAAGCCTTGGGTTCCCACGGATCCAAAAAGGCACTGGCACCCACAGCAGTCCTGCTCTTCTGACCAGAAGTGATAGAGTTTCACCCAGATCTCCTTCAGCCTCCTCTTCCTGGCAGGTTGAGCGTTCTCAGAGCATGTCCGAGTCTGGATCACGTTCAAAACGTGCCAAACATCCACGTAGAAACACCAACTCCTACGCTTCACCGTCCAGCAACCGCTTCTTTCCTCTGGCAAATCTACCTGAATAG
- the LOC134875998 gene encoding uncharacterized protein LOC134875998: MVALTMRSLSFFACLSFGLTLGLTLDTILGDRVQFPKTEQCKKNRSKLQLTWNGGSTQLVAQLEDEWKPAAGYRDRMSPNGSVILDRTNINDHGLYELSCGSEEEEPIQLNVLVPSEISETEGQAAGFTFHCNTVGKLGRYRVERDKQRVFELDLSSGNITQGSGFENRISVAPNWKSDGNLTLTLQGVKPEDQGDYFLYVLKNNGREHLQAVRLRVSPALNTAEDNKKITCTPQPPGKTVWIWVAAVVLIAGAFLCGLKMPRICRSGVSGGAGGGGPTAAAEMQPFTDPRVPEVNGPA, translated from the exons ATGGTAGCTCTTACAATGCGCTCTCTCTCATTTTTTGCTTGCCTTTCTTTCGGACTAACTCTCGGACTAACTCTCGATACTATTCTAGGAGACCGAGTTCAGTTTCCAAAAACTGAACAGTGCAAGAAAAATAGATCGAAACTTCAGCTCACTTGGAACGGGGGAAGCACTCAGCTTGTGGCTCAGCTGGAGGATGAATGGAAGCCGGCAGCAGGTTACAGAGACAGGATGAGTCCAAACGGGTCTGTGATCTTAGACAGGACCAACATCAACGACCACGGACTGTACGAGTTGAGCTGCggctcagaggaagaggaaccTATCCAACTTAATGTC CTTGTACCCTCGGAGATATCAGAGactgagggacaggctgccgGATTCACCTTCCACTGCAATACTGTAGGAAAACTCGGGAGGTACCGAGTGGAGAGAGACAAACAGCGTGTGTTTGAGCTGGACCTTTCCTCCGGGAATATCACACAGGGCTCAGGGTTTGAGAACAGAATCTCTGTAGCCCCGAACTGGAAGTCCGATGGAAACTTGACTCTGACACTGCAGGGGGTGAAGCCCGAGGACCAGGGAGATTACTTTCTCTACGTCCTTAAGAACAATGGGAGGGAGCACCTGCAGGCTGTGAGGCTGAGGGTCAGCCCTGCTCTGAATACAGCAGAGGACAACAAGAAAATCACCTGCACCCCCCAGCCACCAGGC AAGACCGTTTGGATCTGGGTAGCTGCTGTGGTTCTGATTGCAGGTGCTTTTCTCTGTGGTCTGAAAATGCCGAGAATCTGCAGGTCAGGTGTCTCTGGTGGAGCCGGGGGAGGAGGACCTACAGCAGCAGCGGAGATGCAACCTTTCACCGACCCTCGTGTTCCGGAAGTGAACGGACCGGCTTGA
- the ankrd46b gene encoding ankyrin repeat domain-containing protein 46: protein MSYVFINDSSQTNVPLLQACIDGDLPFAKRLLETGCDPNIRDNRGRTGLHLAAARGNVDICRLLHKFGADLLATDYQGNTALHLCGHVDTIQFLVSNGLKIDICNHNGSTPLVLAKRRGVNKDAIRLLEGLEEQEVKGFNRGAHSKLETMQMADSESAMESHSLLNPNLQSSEGVLSSFRTTWQEFVEDLGFWRVLLLLVVIALLSLGIAYYVSGVLPFSPSQLELVH, encoded by the exons ATGTCCTATGTCTTCATCAACGACTCGTCGCAGACCAACGTGCCGCTGCTGCAGGCCTGCATCGATGGGGACCTGCCGTTTGCCAAGAGGCTCCTGGAGACGGGCTGCGACCCCAACATCCGGGACAACCGGGGCCGCACCGGGCTGCACCTTGCCGCCGCCCGGGGGAATGTGGACATATGCCGCCTCCTGCACAAGTTCGGGGCCGACCTGTTAGCCACCGACTACCAAGGCAACACAGCTCTGCATCTGTGCGGACACGTGGACACCATACAGTTCCTGGTGTCCAACGGGCTGAAGATCGATATCTG TAACCACAACGGCTCCACCCCTCTGGTGCTGGCCAAGAGACGCGGAGTCAACAAGGACGCCATCCGTCTGCTGGAGGgtctggaggagcaggaggtgaAGGGCTTCAACAGAGGAGCACACTCCAAGCTGGAGACCATGCAGATGGCAGACAGTGAGAG TGCGATGGAGAGCCACTCCCTCCTGAACCCCAACCTGCAGAGCAGTGAGGGGGTGCTGTCCAGCTTCAGGACCACCTGGCAGGAGTTTGTGGAGGACCTGGGCTTCTGGAgggtcctgctgctgctggtggtcaTCGCCCTGCTCTCCCTGGGCATCGCCTACTACGTCAGCGGGGTCCTGCCTTTCTCCCCCAGCCAACTGGAGCTGGTGCActga